The Cyprinus carpio isolate SPL01 chromosome A19, ASM1834038v1, whole genome shotgun sequence genome has a segment encoding these proteins:
- the LOC109111946 gene encoding leucine-rich repeat-containing protein 71-like isoform X2, with the protein MKKRVEKYLKEKADKVDSVTGEEPPKTADDYQCSGNLEQDFTKLCKLMSVKDIPSVKIKQSSSTNRRVIENQMTTWSSKPCLRIQLENEDHGSVKEVKISGWRMDEVVLQVLSRILPSLSNLQCLHMWRVGLTDYTFTSMRNTVSLCSNLRKVVLEGNPLPEQSYHLLIAENSMLTDLSLRNNHIGEEGARLIGSALSTVHSPNKNLLSLNLAFNSIGDAGAIHISQGLRLNRSLLCLSLSYNQIGDNGAAHLAEVLGPFALTHEEIVERRKLLIKGEESTMLQPSLVSLADSHERPLSVRSSSSLDRLNKSTKNPTKKKDNPKKEEKPAAGQAAKKEEPKVAKKVPRVQAGKLAGKDNNLLVSEQERVDVVETVIPLLDPGIVHAGGKVIHPGNTCLTSLNLSGNKMSEQSLKVFLSSLEGQGEGGLLRLSLNRNQFPSDCDTFLKIQEIMSIRDPLKKNLSGQVEDEHDEPKTTSEA; encoded by the exons CGGACAAGGTGGATTCTGTGACTGGCGAAGAACCACCTAAAACCGCAG ATGATTAccagtgttcaggaaacctggAGCAGGACTTCACAAAACTGTGTAAACTCATGAGTGTGAAAGACATCCCTTCTGTGAAGATAAAGCAGTCATCATCTACAAACAGAAGAGTTATAG AAAATCAAATGACAACATGGTCTTCTAAGCCTTGCCTCCGGATACAGCTGGAGAACGAAGACCACGGCAGTGTAAAGGAAGTCAAAATATCTG GCTGGAGGATGGATGAGGTGGTGCTTCAGGTGTTGAGCAGGATATTGCCATCCCTCAGTAACTTACAGTGCTTACA CATGTGGCGTGTGGGCCTGACGGATTACACTTTCACCTCCATGAGAAACACAGTGTCTTTGTGCTCAAATCTCAG GAAAGTGGTTTTGGAGGGCAATCCACTCCCTGAACAGAGTTACCACTTACTCATAGCGGAAAACAGCAT GTTGACGGACTTATCACTACGTAATAATCATATAGGAGAGGAAGGAGCTCGTCTGATTGGTTCGGCTCTGTCCACTGTACACTCTCCCAACAAAAACCTCCTGTCCCTCAACCTAGCCTTTAATAGTATTGGTGATGCAGGTGCAATTCACATTTCTCAG GGTCTGCGTCTCAACCGTTccttgctgtgtctgtcattatCCTACAATCAAATAGGGGATAATGGAGCAGCTCATTTGGCTGAG GTTCTTGGCCCCTTTGCTCTGACACATGAGGAGATAGTTGAGAGGAGGAAGCTGTTAATTAAAGGTGAAGAATCAACAATGCTCCAGCCATCTCTGGTTAGTCTTGCAGACTCACATGAGCGACCTCTTTCCGTCCGTAGCAGCTCTTCATTGGATCGCCTCAACAAGAGTACAAAGAACCCCACCAAAAAGAAG GACAACCCTAAGAAAGAGGAGAAACCAGCAGCAGGTCAGGCAGCAAAAAAAGAGGAGCCAAAAGTGGCCAAGAAAG TTCCCCGTGTTCAGGCTGGAAAATTAGCAGGCAAAGACAACAATCTGCTAGTATCTGAACAAGAG AGAGTGGACGTGGTTGAGACAGTGATTCCTCTATTGGATCCTGGAATCGTGCACGCTGGAGGGAAAGTCATTCATCCGGGAAACACATGTCTTACTTCTCTGAATCTCTCAG GAAATAAAATGTCTGAGCAGTCACTCAAGGTGTTCCTCTCATCTCTGGAAGGCCAGGGTGAAGGTGGTCTTCTGCGTCTTTCTCTCAAT AGGAATCAGTTTCCCTCAGATTGTGACACCTTCCTGAAGATACAGGAAATAATGTCCATCAGGGACCCTCTTAAGAAAAACCTCTCTGGGCAGGTGGAGGATGAACATGATGAACCCAAGACCACCAGTGAAGCCTAA
- the LOC109111946 gene encoding leucine-rich repeat-containing protein 71-like isoform X1 has translation MKKRVEKYLKEKADKVDSVTGEEPPKTADDYQCSGNLEQDFTKLCKLMSVKDIPSVKIKQSSSTNRRVIENQMTTWSSKPCLRIQLENEDHGSVKEVKISGWRMDEVVLQVLSRILPSLSNLQCLHMWRVGLTDYTFTSMRNTVSLCSNLRKVVLEGNPLPEQSYHLLIAENSMLTDLSLRNNHIGEEGARLIGSALSTVHSPNKNLLSLNLAFNSIGDAGAIHISQGLRLNRSLLCLSLSYNQIGDNGAAHLAEVLGPFALTHEEIVERRKLLIKGEESTMLQPSLVSLADSHERPLSVRSSSSLDRLNKSTKNPTKKKDNPKKEEKPAAGQAAKKEEPKVAKKDNKVPRVQAGKLAGKDNNLLVSEQERVDVVETVIPLLDPGIVHAGGKVIHPGNTCLTSLNLSGNKMSEQSLKVFLSSLEGQGEGGLLRLSLNRNQFPSDCDTFLKIQEIMSIRDPLKKNLSGQVEDEHDEPKTTSEA, from the exons CGGACAAGGTGGATTCTGTGACTGGCGAAGAACCACCTAAAACCGCAG ATGATTAccagtgttcaggaaacctggAGCAGGACTTCACAAAACTGTGTAAACTCATGAGTGTGAAAGACATCCCTTCTGTGAAGATAAAGCAGTCATCATCTACAAACAGAAGAGTTATAG AAAATCAAATGACAACATGGTCTTCTAAGCCTTGCCTCCGGATACAGCTGGAGAACGAAGACCACGGCAGTGTAAAGGAAGTCAAAATATCTG GCTGGAGGATGGATGAGGTGGTGCTTCAGGTGTTGAGCAGGATATTGCCATCCCTCAGTAACTTACAGTGCTTACA CATGTGGCGTGTGGGCCTGACGGATTACACTTTCACCTCCATGAGAAACACAGTGTCTTTGTGCTCAAATCTCAG GAAAGTGGTTTTGGAGGGCAATCCACTCCCTGAACAGAGTTACCACTTACTCATAGCGGAAAACAGCAT GTTGACGGACTTATCACTACGTAATAATCATATAGGAGAGGAAGGAGCTCGTCTGATTGGTTCGGCTCTGTCCACTGTACACTCTCCCAACAAAAACCTCCTGTCCCTCAACCTAGCCTTTAATAGTATTGGTGATGCAGGTGCAATTCACATTTCTCAG GGTCTGCGTCTCAACCGTTccttgctgtgtctgtcattatCCTACAATCAAATAGGGGATAATGGAGCAGCTCATTTGGCTGAG GTTCTTGGCCCCTTTGCTCTGACACATGAGGAGATAGTTGAGAGGAGGAAGCTGTTAATTAAAGGTGAAGAATCAACAATGCTCCAGCCATCTCTGGTTAGTCTTGCAGACTCACATGAGCGACCTCTTTCCGTCCGTAGCAGCTCTTCATTGGATCGCCTCAACAAGAGTACAAAGAACCCCACCAAAAAGAAG GACAACCCTAAGAAAGAGGAGAAACCAGCAGCAGGTCAGGCAGCAAAAAAAGAGGAGCCAAAAGTGGCCAAGAAAG ATAATAAAGTTCCCCGTGTTCAGGCTGGAAAATTAGCAGGCAAAGACAACAATCTGCTAGTATCTGAACAAGAG AGAGTGGACGTGGTTGAGACAGTGATTCCTCTATTGGATCCTGGAATCGTGCACGCTGGAGGGAAAGTCATTCATCCGGGAAACACATGTCTTACTTCTCTGAATCTCTCAG GAAATAAAATGTCTGAGCAGTCACTCAAGGTGTTCCTCTCATCTCTGGAAGGCCAGGGTGAAGGTGGTCTTCTGCGTCTTTCTCTCAAT AGGAATCAGTTTCCCTCAGATTGTGACACCTTCCTGAAGATACAGGAAATAATGTCCATCAGGGACCCTCTTAAGAAAAACCTCTCTGGGCAGGTGGAGGATGAACATGATGAACCCAAGACCACCAGTGAAGCCTAA
- the LOC109111946 gene encoding leucine-rich repeat-containing protein 71-like isoform X3 has product MSVKDIPSVKIKQSSSTNRRVIENQMTTWSSKPCLRIQLENEDHGSVKEVKISGWRMDEVVLQVLSRILPSLSNLQCLHMWRVGLTDYTFTSMRNTVSLCSNLRKVVLEGNPLPEQSYHLLIAENSMLTDLSLRNNHIGEEGARLIGSALSTVHSPNKNLLSLNLAFNSIGDAGAIHISQGLRLNRSLLCLSLSYNQIGDNGAAHLAEVLGPFALTHEEIVERRKLLIKGEESTMLQPSLVSLADSHERPLSVRSSSSLDRLNKSTKNPTKKKDNPKKEEKPAAGQAAKKEEPKVAKKDNKVPRVQAGKLAGKDNNLLVSEQERVDVVETVIPLLDPGIVHAGGKVIHPGNTCLTSLNLSGNKMSEQSLKVFLSSLEGQGEGGLLRLSLNRNQFPSDCDTFLKIQEIMSIRDPLKKNLSGQVEDEHDEPKTTSEA; this is encoded by the exons ATGAGTGTGAAAGACATCCCTTCTGTGAAGATAAAGCAGTCATCATCTACAAACAGAAGAGTTATAG AAAATCAAATGACAACATGGTCTTCTAAGCCTTGCCTCCGGATACAGCTGGAGAACGAAGACCACGGCAGTGTAAAGGAAGTCAAAATATCTG GCTGGAGGATGGATGAGGTGGTGCTTCAGGTGTTGAGCAGGATATTGCCATCCCTCAGTAACTTACAGTGCTTACA CATGTGGCGTGTGGGCCTGACGGATTACACTTTCACCTCCATGAGAAACACAGTGTCTTTGTGCTCAAATCTCAG GAAAGTGGTTTTGGAGGGCAATCCACTCCCTGAACAGAGTTACCACTTACTCATAGCGGAAAACAGCAT GTTGACGGACTTATCACTACGTAATAATCATATAGGAGAGGAAGGAGCTCGTCTGATTGGTTCGGCTCTGTCCACTGTACACTCTCCCAACAAAAACCTCCTGTCCCTCAACCTAGCCTTTAATAGTATTGGTGATGCAGGTGCAATTCACATTTCTCAG GGTCTGCGTCTCAACCGTTccttgctgtgtctgtcattatCCTACAATCAAATAGGGGATAATGGAGCAGCTCATTTGGCTGAG GTTCTTGGCCCCTTTGCTCTGACACATGAGGAGATAGTTGAGAGGAGGAAGCTGTTAATTAAAGGTGAAGAATCAACAATGCTCCAGCCATCTCTGGTTAGTCTTGCAGACTCACATGAGCGACCTCTTTCCGTCCGTAGCAGCTCTTCATTGGATCGCCTCAACAAGAGTACAAAGAACCCCACCAAAAAGAAG GACAACCCTAAGAAAGAGGAGAAACCAGCAGCAGGTCAGGCAGCAAAAAAAGAGGAGCCAAAAGTGGCCAAGAAAG ATAATAAAGTTCCCCGTGTTCAGGCTGGAAAATTAGCAGGCAAAGACAACAATCTGCTAGTATCTGAACAAGAG AGAGTGGACGTGGTTGAGACAGTGATTCCTCTATTGGATCCTGGAATCGTGCACGCTGGAGGGAAAGTCATTCATCCGGGAAACACATGTCTTACTTCTCTGAATCTCTCAG GAAATAAAATGTCTGAGCAGTCACTCAAGGTGTTCCTCTCATCTCTGGAAGGCCAGGGTGAAGGTGGTCTTCTGCGTCTTTCTCTCAAT AGGAATCAGTTTCCCTCAGATTGTGACACCTTCCTGAAGATACAGGAAATAATGTCCATCAGGGACCCTCTTAAGAAAAACCTCTCTGGGCAGGTGGAGGATGAACATGATGAACCCAAGACCACCAGTGAAGCCTAA
- the LOC109111946 gene encoding leucine-rich repeat-containing protein 71-like isoform X4, producing the protein MTTWSSKPCLRIQLENEDHGSVKEVKISGWRMDEVVLQVLSRILPSLSNLQCLHMWRVGLTDYTFTSMRNTVSLCSNLRKVVLEGNPLPEQSYHLLIAENSMLTDLSLRNNHIGEEGARLIGSALSTVHSPNKNLLSLNLAFNSIGDAGAIHISQGLRLNRSLLCLSLSYNQIGDNGAAHLAEVLGPFALTHEEIVERRKLLIKGEESTMLQPSLVSLADSHERPLSVRSSSSLDRLNKSTKNPTKKKDNPKKEEKPAAGQAAKKEEPKVAKKDNKVPRVQAGKLAGKDNNLLVSEQERVDVVETVIPLLDPGIVHAGGKVIHPGNTCLTSLNLSGNKMSEQSLKVFLSSLEGQGEGGLLRLSLNRNQFPSDCDTFLKIQEIMSIRDPLKKNLSGQVEDEHDEPKTTSEA; encoded by the exons ATGACAACATGGTCTTCTAAGCCTTGCCTCCGGATACAGCTGGAGAACGAAGACCACGGCAGTGTAAAGGAAGTCAAAATATCTG GCTGGAGGATGGATGAGGTGGTGCTTCAGGTGTTGAGCAGGATATTGCCATCCCTCAGTAACTTACAGTGCTTACA CATGTGGCGTGTGGGCCTGACGGATTACACTTTCACCTCCATGAGAAACACAGTGTCTTTGTGCTCAAATCTCAG GAAAGTGGTTTTGGAGGGCAATCCACTCCCTGAACAGAGTTACCACTTACTCATAGCGGAAAACAGCAT GTTGACGGACTTATCACTACGTAATAATCATATAGGAGAGGAAGGAGCTCGTCTGATTGGTTCGGCTCTGTCCACTGTACACTCTCCCAACAAAAACCTCCTGTCCCTCAACCTAGCCTTTAATAGTATTGGTGATGCAGGTGCAATTCACATTTCTCAG GGTCTGCGTCTCAACCGTTccttgctgtgtctgtcattatCCTACAATCAAATAGGGGATAATGGAGCAGCTCATTTGGCTGAG GTTCTTGGCCCCTTTGCTCTGACACATGAGGAGATAGTTGAGAGGAGGAAGCTGTTAATTAAAGGTGAAGAATCAACAATGCTCCAGCCATCTCTGGTTAGTCTTGCAGACTCACATGAGCGACCTCTTTCCGTCCGTAGCAGCTCTTCATTGGATCGCCTCAACAAGAGTACAAAGAACCCCACCAAAAAGAAG GACAACCCTAAGAAAGAGGAGAAACCAGCAGCAGGTCAGGCAGCAAAAAAAGAGGAGCCAAAAGTGGCCAAGAAAG ATAATAAAGTTCCCCGTGTTCAGGCTGGAAAATTAGCAGGCAAAGACAACAATCTGCTAGTATCTGAACAAGAG AGAGTGGACGTGGTTGAGACAGTGATTCCTCTATTGGATCCTGGAATCGTGCACGCTGGAGGGAAAGTCATTCATCCGGGAAACACATGTCTTACTTCTCTGAATCTCTCAG GAAATAAAATGTCTGAGCAGTCACTCAAGGTGTTCCTCTCATCTCTGGAAGGCCAGGGTGAAGGTGGTCTTCTGCGTCTTTCTCTCAAT AGGAATCAGTTTCCCTCAGATTGTGACACCTTCCTGAAGATACAGGAAATAATGTCCATCAGGGACCCTCTTAAGAAAAACCTCTCTGGGCAGGTGGAGGATGAACATGATGAACCCAAGACCACCAGTGAAGCCTAA